From the Paenibacillus tianjinensis genome, the window CCCCAGGTGACAGGGCGGCCCGAATTTTTAAACATGGAGCTGATTGACGGCAAGTACAGCGAAGATTGGACCGCGCTTTCCCCCATTGCTGGGAGAAAATGGAGCGGGCAGTTCCGGCTGACCGTTACGGGAGAACAGGGAGATATTTTAAGCACTTATCCCCTGAGCAGACAGTATAGGGAAACTTTAGAGTTCGGCAGCTTTTTCCAGATTGAATTCGGTGATTACAACGGCGATGGCAATCCGGATTTTACGATTGGACAGTATGGTTCCAGTAACGGAAATGTATTCAAGCTGTTCACTCTGAACATAGACCGTTCGATTGAGGAACTGCCGATCAACCGGACACCCGAGCTATTTGTCAGCGCTTCAGGGAGATATTCCGTGAAGCTGACGGAAACCGAAGGGGGCTTCAAAGTAAGCCAATATAATAATTCGCTCGGTAAGCAGGTGGAAATTACATACCGCTGGATTGGTTCAGCTTTTCAAAAAGTTCAATAAGCCGTGGACTGCCTTATAAAACAACGGATGGGGATGTCTATGTACAACGTAATTGCAGTAATCTCAGATATCCATAGCAACAGGCTTGCTCTTGAGGCTGTTCTGCAGGATTTAGAGAGCCGGAATGCAGACCTCATCGTGAATCTGGGCGACACACTGTTTGGCCCTATAGATCCGGTGGGTACAGCAACCCTGCTGATGGAGCAGCCGGAAATTGTGAATATAATGGGCAACTGCGATGAAATTCTGCTGCAGGAAAGAAGCGATTCGCTTACATACAAGCAGGTGAAGCCGCTGCTTAGTACTGCCGAGGAAGAATGGATTTCCTCTTTCCGGGGGACTTGGAGCTATGATGAGCTGCTGTTCTGCCATGGTACGCCTTGGAACAATGGCCGTTATCTGCTGGAGCAGGTCCAGCTGGATGGCACTGTGGTTTATAAGCAGCCGATAGCGCTGGCAGCAGAGCTGCAGGGGATAACGGAAAGAATTATTTTTTGCGGACACAGCCATGTATTTCAATCCATCGATTTACCTGGCGGGAAGAAGGCAGTCAATGCGGGAAGTGTCGGTTTGCCGGCCTATGAAGATGAAGCGCCATATCCCCATGTGATGGAGTCAGGCACCAACTTCGCCAGTTACTGTCTGTGCTGGAGAAGCGAGGGACCGAACAGCTGGACTATCCAGCATAGGTTGGTGGAGTATGACTGGGAAGCTGCTGCCGCAATGGCGGACAGCAAGGGGCGAAACGATTATGCGGTTGCCATCAGAAACGGCCGGATGAGCCGGGTATAGGCACTACTGTAATGTGCAGGGTATATATTAAATCATAGATGCAGCTGGTGGAATCCGTCACGGATACCGGCGCGAGAGGGAAGTGGACAGATGACGAGTGATACAGCAGAAGATTTGCAAGGTCTGAAAGAGGCGGGAAAAGTGGTCGGTTATACGATTGCGGAGATGAAGCGCAGAGTCGTTCCCGGTATGACAACGGCAGAGCTTGATCAGGTCGGTGCAGAGATATTGGAGCATTTTGGCGCAAAATCTGCTCCTAAAGTGACTTATAATTTTCCGGGCAGCACCTGTATCAGTATCAATGAAGAGGTGGCTCATGGCATTCCGGGTCCCAGAGTCATTCAGCCTGGAGATCTGATCAATATTGATGTTTCTGCTGTGCTGAACGGCTATTACGGGGATGCGGGGGTTTCCTTTCAGCTGCCTCCGTACGATGAGAAACTTATCCGCTTGTGCCGCAGCACCGAGGAGACGATGATGAATGTGATCAACCATCTCCGTGCAGGCATGAAAGTAAATGAGATCGGCCGGGTGATGGAAATGGAAGCACGCAAACGCGGCTACAAGGTAATCCGCAATCTCTGCAGCCACGGGATCGGTAAATCCCTGCATGAGAAGCCTTTCGAAATCCTGCCTTTCTATAATCCGCGTGAAACTACAGTGCTTAAGGAAGGGCAGGTGATCACGGTCGAACCTTTCCTGTCAACCGGGGCGGATTTTGCGGAGCAGCAGAGCGACGGGTGGACCTTGAGTGTCAAAGGTGGCAGCCGGGTTGCCCAGTTTGAGCATACGATTATCGTGACAAAAGGCAAACCGATAATTCTGACAAGTGCATAGGCAGCCGTTCTCAATAGTTGTATCCTCAGACTTCATTTAAGTAAACGGAGGCTGTTCCAAACTGCCATCACATGGCGATCAGGAGCAGCCTATTTGTTATTGGACAGGATGGCACGGCGGGCGTGTATTTTGCAAAATATTCCTGTTTTGTGACGCGTTTAACCGAACTCCTGGCTTCTTTACGCTAGTGTAGAACTGTTACGGTTAAACAAACTGGAGGGATTGGATATGGAAGATTCGCCGCAAGTCAGTAATTCGTTTATGACGTTCATGAAGGAAGCGCCAGAGCAGCAGCAGGCCTGGATGGAAGCGGTTCACAAGCTCGATGCCGCAAGCAGGCTTGATCCCAAGACGGAAGAAATTGCCTATATTGCCGTCTTAGCTGCAGTTCGGCTGGAGAGCGGTTTGCCGTTTCATGTGAAGCATGCCAAA encodes:
- a CDS encoding carboxymuconolactone decarboxylase family protein, with translation MEDSPQVSNSFMTFMKEAPEQQQAWMEAVHKLDAASRLDPKTEEIAYIAVLAAVRLESGLPFHVKHAKQLGATREEIISAVLLGLPAAGNVVVQALPAALQAYDSE
- the map gene encoding type I methionyl aminopeptidase; protein product: MTSDTAEDLQGLKEAGKVVGYTIAEMKRRVVPGMTTAELDQVGAEILEHFGAKSAPKVTYNFPGSTCISINEEVAHGIPGPRVIQPGDLINIDVSAVLNGYYGDAGVSFQLPPYDEKLIRLCRSTEETMMNVINHLRAGMKVNEIGRVMEMEARKRGYKVIRNLCSHGIGKSLHEKPFEILPFYNPRETTVLKEGQVITVEPFLSTGADFAEQQSDGWTLSVKGGSRVAQFEHTIIVTKGKPIILTSA
- a CDS encoding metallophosphoesterase family protein is translated as MYNVIAVISDIHSNRLALEAVLQDLESRNADLIVNLGDTLFGPIDPVGTATLLMEQPEIVNIMGNCDEILLQERSDSLTYKQVKPLLSTAEEEWISSFRGTWSYDELLFCHGTPWNNGRYLLEQVQLDGTVVYKQPIALAAELQGITERIIFCGHSHVFQSIDLPGGKKAVNAGSVGLPAYEDEAPYPHVMESGTNFASYCLCWRSEGPNSWTIQHRLVEYDWEAAAAMADSKGRNDYAVAIRNGRMSRV